One Solea senegalensis isolate Sse05_10M linkage group LG3, IFAPA_SoseM_1, whole genome shotgun sequence genomic window carries:
- the sf3b2 gene encoding splicing factor 3B subunit 2, translated as MASDGPPGTESLPSDLGKAIASLNAWSNPELQAKLAEMGAPTMGPREELIDRLKGYMMQTGIPLSKHSDDKPVGLQMTGMPPMPPMPMPPMPPGMGMLQAMSMMPGGPPPPGIHMGMEPPGMPPPNMSQDDELKMAQQRAAMVLQQEERAKQQAAVMMEHERQQEMAKMQGAGPGTMPPVNMVRGLDPRGPLPPGVSMLPLQKQRVPPPPGEDNREMWQNEEVSLSGPKIPQALEKILQLKEIRQEQLTDPTGVEDDDEGGDMDATNSSGPVMSETEDDDSQMSKKDKNRRRRNRKKKSKKKRAQEKKEQVEQEQQKEKENGEKEKEKDKEKEKKEPEVEIEYVTDEPEIYDPNYIFFKRIFEAFKLTDDVKKEKEKEPEKAEKQETLVFRKKGFEEERKDSDDSDEDIRPDVPKLSKKKLRRMNRLTVAELKQLVARPDVVEMHDVTAQEPKLLVHLKATRNTVPVPRHWCFKRKYLQGKRGIEKPPFELPEFIKRTGIQEMREALQEKEDAKTMKTKMREKVRPKMGKIDIDYQKLHDAFFKWQIKPKLTIHGDLYYEGKEFETRLKEKKPGDLSDELRIALGMPVGPNAHKVPPPWLIAMQRYGPPPSYPNLKIPGLNSPIPDNCTFGYHAGGWGKPPVDEMGKPLYGDVFGTNATDFQAKAEEEEVDHSTWGELEPSDEESSEEEEEEESDEEKPDETGFFTPADSGLITPGGFSSVPAGMETPELIELRKKKIEEAMDGNETPQLYTVLPERRTGPVGAAMMASTHIYEMSASMAARKAGGGQESQGVEVALAPEELELDPMAMTQKYEEHVREQQAQVEKEDFSDMVAEHAAKQKQKKRKAQPQDTRSGAKKYKEFKF; from the exons ATGGCCTCCGATGGACCACCGGGAACCGAGTCTCTCCCGTCCGATTTAGGGAAGGCTATCGCGTCCCTGAACGCATGGAGCAACCCGGAGCTCCAGGCTAAGCTGGCGGAGATGGGGGCGCCCACAATGG gTCCCAGAGAGGAGCTCATTGACAGACTGAAAGGTTACATGATGCAG actgGGATCCCCCTCAGCAAACACAGTGACGACAAGCCAGTGGGTTTGCAG ATGACAGGTATGCCTCCTATGCCCCCAATGCCCATGCCGCCCATGCCTCCCGGTATGGGCATGCTCCAGGCTATGAGCATGATGCCGGGCGGGCCGCCTCCCCCTGGCATCCACATGGGCATGGAGCCGCCCGGTATGCCCCCGCCCAATATGTCCCAGGACGACGAGCTGAAGATGGCTCAGCAGAGAGCGGCCATggtgctgcagcaggaggagcgAGCCAAGCAGCAG GCTGCCGTGATGATGGAACATGAGCGTCAGCAGGAGATGGCTAAGATGCAGGGTGCGGGGCCCGGGACCATGCCTCCTGTCAACATGGTCAGAG GTTTAGATCCTCGTGGGCCGCTGCCCCCTGGTGTGAGTATGCTGCCACTGCAGAAGCAGAGAGTGCCACCTCCTCCAGGAGAAGACAACAGAGAG ATGTGGCAGAATGAGGAGGTGAGCCTCAGTGGCCCGAAGATTCCTCAAGCTTTGGAGAAAATCCTCCAGCTGAAGGAGATCAGGCAGGAGCAGCTCACAGACCCCACGG GGGTTGAAGATGATGACGAGGGAGGAGACATGGACGCCACCAACTCCTCTGGTCCAGTCATGTCTGAGACGGAAGACGACGACAGTCAGATGTCCAAAAAAGAC AAAAACCGCAGGCGCAGGAACCGTaagaagaagagcaagaagAAGCGGGCTCAGGAGAAGAAGGAACAGGTGGAGCAGGAAcagcagaaggagaaggagaacggtgagaaagagaaggagaaagacaaagagaaggagaagaaggagccAGAGGTGGAGATTGAGTATGTGACAGACGAGCCAGAGATCTACGACCCCAACTACATCTTCTTCAAGAGGATCTTTGAGGCTTTCAAG CTGACGGATGATGttaagaaagagaaggagaaggagccAGAGAAGGCGGAAAAGCAGGAGACACTGGTGTTCAGGAAGAAGGGAtttgaggaggagaggaaagacagCGACGACAGCGACGAG GATATCAGACCAGATGTACCAAAATTGTCCAAGAAGAAGTTGAGGAGGATGAACAGACTGACTGTGGCCGAACTCAAGCAG CTTGTGGCCCGTCCAGATGTCGTGGAGATGCACGACGTCACCGCCCAGGAGCCCAAACTTCTCGTCCACCTCAAGGCCACCAGGAACACGGTGCCAGTGCCGCGTCATTGGTGCTTCAAGAGGAAGTATCTGCAGGGCAAGAGGGGTATCGAGAAGCCTCCGTTTGAGCTGCCAGAGTTCATCAAGAGGACGGGAATCCAGGAGATGAGGGAGGCTCTGCAGGAGAAG GAGGACGCCAAAACCATGAAGACCAAAATGAGAGAGAAGGTGCGTCCCAAGATGGGGAAGATCGATATCGACTACCAGAAGCTCCACGACGCTTTCTTCAAATGGCAAATCAAACCCAAGCTCACCATCCACGGAGACCTCTACTACGAG gGTAAAGAGTTTGAGACTCGTCTGAAAGAGAAGAAGCCCGGTGATCTGTCTGATGAGCTGCGTATCGCTCTGGGAATGCCAGTCGGACCT aatgcTCACAAGGTTCCTCCTCCCTGGCTGATCGCCATGCAGCGGTACGGGCCTCCTCCTTCCTACCCCAACCTCAAGATCCCTGGACTCAACTCCCCAATTCCAGAC AACTGTACATTCGGCTACCACGCCGGAGGCTGGGGGAAGCCGCCCGTAGACGAAATGGGCAAACCGCTTTACGGTGACGTGTTTGGGACCAACGCCACAGACTTCCAG gctaaagcagaggaggaggaggtggaccACTCTACGTGGGGAGAGCTGGAGCCTTCGGACGAGGAGTCgtcggaggaagaggaggaggaggagagcgatgAGGAGAAACCCGACGAAACCGGTTTCTTCACACCGGCAGACAG TGGACTCATCACTCCTGGAGGTTTCTCGTCAGTTCCCGCCGGCATGGAGACTCCGGAGCTGATCgagctgaggaagaagaagatcgAGGAAGCCATGGACGG AAATGAGACGCCACAGCTGTACACGGTTCTTCCTGAGAGAAGAACTGGCCCCGTAGGAGCGGCGATGATGGCCTCGACACACATCTACGAAATGTCCGCG TCTATGGCGGCTCGTAAAGCTGGCGGAGGGCAGGAGTCGCAGGGCGTGGAGGTGGCGCTGGCGCCcgaggagctggagctggaccCGATGGCCATGACCCAGAAGTACGAGGAGCACGTGAGGGAGCAGCAGGCgcaggtggagaaggaggacTTCAGTGACATGGTGGCCGAGCACGCTGCCAAACAGAAG CAAAAGAAGAGGAAGGCGCAGCCACAGGACACGCGAAGCGGCGCCAAGAAATACAAGGAGTTCAAGTTCTAG